One Anthonomus grandis grandis chromosome 12, icAntGran1.3, whole genome shotgun sequence DNA window includes the following coding sequences:
- the LOC126743186 gene encoding N-acetylneuraminate lyase-like, producing MATFTFRGLMAPVFTAFNKDWSVDVSEVPKYAKFLYDNGISAVLALGSTGEGPLLSVAERKAVTEAWVAAGKSTKQHVMVQVGGCALPDVLELAKHAEQIGADSLLCLPDLYFKPKTPQDLIDYLKNVAAAAPNTPLLYYHIPMWSAVDINMEQFLNLSVGQIPTFHGIKYTSNDLTEAYNALKAAGGRYAVFLGADTLVQPALALGFDSIIATSLNFMPRHHVKIAQFLKNNQVEEARKLQDEITATCKVIAKYGHWVPTMKVAMNYLTHLNVGLARAPLKNLNEADAKEMQSLVKQHYTAQ from the exons GTCAGTGGATGTATCAGAAGTACCAAAATACGCAAAATTCTTATACGATAATGGGATATCAGCCGTTTTAG CTCTTGGTTCAACTGGAGAAGGTCCCTTACTTTCCGTAGCAGAACGAAAAGCCGTTACAGAAGCATGGGTAGCTGCAGGAAAATCAACAAAGCAACATGTAATGGTCCAAGTAGGAGGTTGCGCCTTACCGGACGTTCTGGAATTGGCTAAACACGCCGAACAAATAGGAGCTGACTCTCTTCTTTGTCTACCTGACTTGTACTTTAAGCCGAAAACCCCTCAAGACTTGATTGATTATCTTAAAAATGTTGCTGCTGCCGCACCGAACACACCATTACTTTACTATCATATACCTATGTGGAGTGCTGTCGATA TTAACATGGAGCAGTTTCTGAATCTTTCTGTAGGACAAATTCCTACTTTTCATGGGATTAAATATACCTCGAATGATTTGACTGAAGCTTACAACGCTTTGAAAGCTGCAGGGGGTAGATATGCTGTATTTTTAGGAGCAGACACA ttaGTACAACCAGCTTTAGCGCTAGGATTTGATTCGATTATTGCAACCTCGTTGAATTTCATGCCGAGGCACCATGTGAAAATagctcaatttttaaaaaacaatcaggTAGAAGAAGCAAGAAAACTGCAGGATGAAATTACTGCTACCTGTAAAGTGATTGCAAAATATG GTCACTGGGTGCCCACAATGAAGGTTGCGATGAACTATTTGACACACCTGAATGTTGGACTGGCCAGAGCtcctttgaaaaatttgaacGAAGCAGATGCTAAGGAAATGCAATCACTCGTTAAGCAACATTATACCGCCCAATAA